Proteins encoded within one genomic window of Cucumis sativus cultivar 9930 chromosome 3, Cucumber_9930_V3, whole genome shotgun sequence:
- the LOC101221826 gene encoding putative E3 ubiquitin-protein ligase LIN-1 isoform X2, protein MAGEYRFSMDQKDIVRILVATIDNFTRGRLINKEQRNLHKEQCAERLASEGGSNDKDTEVRYSDQAVLANLDWGIEALEEALNTSNMETKLARLDHAEKMLQVCALLNSNEKTAGVPNFYLAAWAHLNLSYLWKLRGNAHNSVLHILEMFIVDPFFSRNDFAPELWKELFLPHMSSIVGWYSEERHRLMIEVIPDSSDLSFTADLDQFFNESLIFSLRPDQAEKLQKLEQLYGASLDENTRLFAKYFKDCMNSDSSSTKKVAPMLPIAEPPMTPLHEVSRSIPDYIKFGPILPKSAGFSSIKPKSKDGTAEASWPKGASSPANNIEKFAGQYSQSDLLEENEDDSDQEPYDSYDLSDTATYKLLSPSSTRASEDEQIGPKEEVSKMGSRKHSPTIFSPIASPPVPSPRVLYPIVNEKKSESRTLRLLSSRGEQRVATSALGSPATRSDYSSNSVESDGEKDGHRRIIYKPTHNTTYDNVSSQDFENCSIDKLEDESRSRSSENVTHMVRPPKDFVCPITGQIFSDPVTLETGQTYERKAIQEWLKRGNTTCPITRQPLSSTVMPKTNYVLKRLTTSWQEQHPDVAQDCSWTGTSVSTVGSTFKRRSSVATTPCQPFHGPLNRTYESLNQKGKRLMQEAVSLSPTSVISQATVEKIINSLKPFVSCLCNFENLKQCETAVLTMAGFWKDSKGDPAVHSYLSELAVVNGFMEILLNSREREVLRTSIYVLSELICADGSVGESLSSLDSDFDCLASLLTSGLSEASVLMCLLRPTFTKLSAHELIPSLAQLLQKKNEDFDDLPFVIEPKDAAIAMLEQILMGGDEYSQSRNVASLISAEGCPALVKFLDGEEVRRPILSMLLCCMRVDKGCKDSIVEKIELAPVLELLYTGNEDDRGLCVAFLSELVQMNRRTQCNQILQQIKNEGAFSTMHTLLTHLPKATIEQQPSIASLLLQLDLLVSLDPIIASMRKSFSSWKLTDNSASCQVEPRKMSIYREESIDALFEAFRRKDNYNVQTAAADALLYLSGRLTSSGKCYAKSWLLKLAGFDQPYNALMKDEGLRKPDSELSEREEEEKAISVWEKRVALVICNHEKGYIFKVMKECLKSKSLEMEKSCLVIVSWLCHMVSTLPDTGVRETARRFLLDELVNVLQSSNSQEDKILACLALKTFISDPAALEELGLHARSINKTLRKLRRSSSVVNAIMKALMNLPSVDTTELWSYTEVGAIDCSSNGEVLSLLHLEGRVLSSHSDGTIKVWDARNKVLRLIQEARKHSKAVTCLCVSSSYDTVYSGSLDKTIRVWSIKSEEIQCVQVHEVKEPVYDLKVNGKLACFVSPGNGVKVFNFFGVPKHINFNKYVKCLALSEDKLYCGCSGDSIMEVDLSKNATSTFYTGVRKLLWKQNIYSLHIHGDLLSAAGSTVDGTAGKTFSLANKTTVGSFSTGVDIHHMAASTDFLFTASRLGMLIEIWAKEKHTKIGSVKIGSSASGSHTKITSLTTDDGGLLLVGTSDGKIQVWALE, encoded by the exons ATGGCTGGTGAATATAGGTTCTCAATGGACCAAAAGGACATCGTGAGGATATTGGTGGCCACCATTGATAATTTCACCCGAGGTCGATTGATCAATAAAGAGCAGAGAAACCTTCACAAAGAGCAGTGTGCTGAGAGATTGGCATCTGAAGGTGGAAGTAATGACAAAGATACAGAGGTTAGGTACTCGGATCAAGCAGTGCTGGCTAATTTGGATTGGGGTATTGAAGCCCTTGAGGAGGCTTTAAACACATCCAATATGGAGACTAAGCTTGCACGACTTGACCATGCAGAGAAGATGCTTCAAGTGTGTGCCTTGTTGAATTCTAACGAGAAAACTGCTGGAGTTCCCAATTTCTACCTTGCTGCTTGGGCTCACCTAAATCTTTCATATCTCTGGAAATTGCGAGGAAATGCTCACAACTCAGTCCTCCATATTCTTGAGATGTTTATTGTGGATCCCTTCTTTTCACGCAACGATTTTGCTCCTGAACTCTGGAAAGAACTCTTTCTTCCACACATGAGCTCAATTGTTGGGTGGTATTCAGAGGAGAGGCATAGACTTATGATCGAAGTGATTCCTGATTCTTCCGATTTATCCTTCACAGCTGATTTAGATCAATTCTTCAATGAATCTTTGATATTTTCGCTGAGGCCTGATCAAGCTGAGAAATTGCAGAAGTTGGAGCAGCTTTATGGAGCATCTTTGGATGAGAATACGAGGCTCTTCGCTAAATACTTCAAAGATTGTATGAATTCTGATTCAAGCTCCACCAAGAAGGTTGCCCCAATGTTGCCAATCGCAGAGCCACCTATGACTCCTCTTCATGAAGTGAGCCGCTCAATTCCCGATTACATAAAATTTGGACCTATTTTACCCAAGAGTGCCGGGTTTTCATCCATCAAACCAAAATCTAAAGATGGCACGGCAGAAGCAAGTTG GCCAAAGGGGGCTTCCAGTCCAGCCAACAACATAGAGAAATTTGCAGGGCAGTATTCTCAG AGTGATTTGCTAGAGGAGAATGAGGATGATTCTGATCAGGAACCTTACGATTCTTACGATCTCAGTGATACCGCGACTTATAAATTACTATCGCCGAGTAGCACAAGGGCGTCGGAGGATGAGCAAATAGGACCTAAAGAGGAGGTGTCGAAAATGGGGAGTCGCAAACATTCTCCCACCATTTTTTCTCCAATTGCATCTCCTCCAGTTCCTTCACCGAGAGTTCTATATCCAATAgtaaatgagaagaaaagtgAATCGCGTACATTGCGACTTTTATCCAGTCGTGGCGAACAACGAGTTGCTACCTCTGCCCTTGGATCACCAGCTACAAGAAGTGATTACAGCTCCAATTCGGTAGAGTCTGATGGTGAA AAAGATGGCCACagaagaataatatataagcCGACGCACAATACAACCTATGACAACGTGAGTAGCCAAGACTTCGAGAATTG TTCAATAGATAAACTTGAGGATGAAAGTAGAAGCCGCTCGTCTGAGAATGTGACACATATGGTGCGACCCCCTAAAGATTTCGTATGCCCCATAACAGGTCAGATTTTCAGTGATCCTGTTACTCTCGAAACTGGGCAGACTTATGAAAGAAAAGCTATTCAGGAATGGTTGAAAAGAGGAAATACAACTTGCCCCATTACGCGGCAGCCATTGTCTTCAACTGTAATGCCTAAAACGAATTATGTCTTGAAAAGACTGACAACATCTTGGCAGGAACAGCATCCTGATGTTGCTCAGGATTGTTCGTGGACTGGTACATCGGTAAGTACTGTCGGTTCTACCTTCAAAAGGAGGAGCTCTGTGGCAACTACTCCTTGCCAACCATTTCATGGTCCTCTTAACAGGACTTACGAGTCTCTTAATCAAAAAGGCAAAAGATTAATGCAAGAAGCAGTGTCTTTATCACCCACCAGTGTAATATCTCAAGCCACAGTCGAGAAAATCATCAACAGTTTAAAACCTTTTGTCTCTTGTCTTTGTAATTTCGAGAACTTGAAACAATGCGAGACTGCTGTGCTCACTATGGCAGGGTTCTGGAAGGACTCAAAAGGTGATCCAGCGGTTCATTCCTACTTATCCGAATTGGCTGTAGTGAACGGCTTTATGGAAATACTGTTAAATTCCCGGGAAAGAGAAGTCCTCAGAACCTCGATTTACGTTCTTTCTGAGCTTATTTGTGCAGATGGAAGTGTTGGAGAGTCCCTTAGTAGTCTAGATTCAGATTTTGATTGCCTAGCTTCTTTGCTGACGAGTGGGTTGTCAGAGGCTTCCGTTCTTATGTGCTTGCTAAGGCCCACATTTACTAAGTTGTCAGCTCATGAACTTATACCTTCCCTAGCCCAGCTGCTccagaagaaaaatgaagatttcGATGATCTGCCATTTGTAATAGAGCCAAAAGATGCTGCTATCGCAATGCTTGAACAAATTTTGATGGGAGGGGATGAATATAGCCAATCCCGGAATGTTGCGAGTCTTATCTCTGCAGAAGGATGCCCTGCATTAGTCAAGTTTTTGGATGGGGAAGAAGTGAGGAGGCCAATACTTTCTATGCTTTTATGTTGTATGCGAGTCGACAAAGGTTGCAAGGACTCAATCGTAGAGAAGATCGAGCTTGCTCCGGTTCTTGAGTTACTTTATACTGGAAATGAGGACGACAGAGGCCTTTGTGTGGCTTTTCTGTCAGAGCTAGTTCAAATGAACAG AAGGACACAATGCAATCAAATTTTGCagcaaattaaaaatgaaggaGCATTCAGTACGATGCATACACTTCTTACACATCTTCCAAAGGCTACAATTGAGCAACAACCTAGCATCGCCTCCCTTCTTCTCCAGCTGGATCTCCTGGTTAGTCTAGATCCCATAATAGCTAGCATGCGAAAATCATTTTCCTCATGGAAACTAACAGACAATTCTGCTTCGTGTCAGGTTGAACCACGAAAAATGAGCATTTACCGAGAAGAATCTATAGATGCACTGTTTGAAGCTTTTCGTAGGAAGGACAACTATAACGTTCAAACTGCAGCTGCAGATGCTTTGTTATATCTATCTGGGCGATTGACTTCCTCAGGAAAGTGCTATGCAAAATCGTGGTTGCTCAAACTTGCAGGATTTGATCAGCCTTACAATGCTTTGATGAAGGACGAGGGACTGAGGAAGCCTGACAGCGAATTATCAGAGAGAGAG GAGGAAGAGAAGGCAATCAGTGTATGGGAAAAAAGAGTAGCACTGGTTATTTGTAACCATGAAAAGGGGtacatttttaaagttatgaAAGAATGCCTGAAGAGTAAATCCTTAGAGATGGAAAAGTCCTGTCTTGTCATCGTTTCCTGGCTGTGCCACATGGTTTCAACGCTCCCAGATACTGGGGTACGAGAGACTGCTCGCAGGTTCTTGCTTGATGAACTTGTAAACGTTCTACAATCTTCTAATAGCCAGGAGGATAAGATTTTAGCATGTCTTGCTTTAAAAACTTTCATTAGCGACCCAG CTGCACTTGAGGAACTAGGGCTTCATGCAAGATCCATCAACAAAACGTTAAGAAAGCTTAGGAGAAGCTCATCGGTGGTCAATGCTATAATGAAAGCCTTGATGAACTTGCCATCTGTTGACACA ACGGAGCTCTGGAGTTACACTGAAGTTGGTGCAATAGATTGCAGCTCAAATGGAGAGGTTTTGTCTCTGCTTCATTTGGAAGGGCGGGTTTTAAGTAGTCACTCGGATGGCACCATCAAG GTTTGGGATGCTAGAAATAAAGTATTAAGGTTGATCCAAGAAGCTCGCAAGCACTCAAAAGCTGTAACATGCCTTTGTGTTTCCTCTTCGTACGACACAGTATACAGCGGTTCCTTAGACAAAACAATTCGG GTATGGAGCATCAAATCTGAAGAAATACAGTGCGTTCAAGTCCACGAAGTGAAGGAGCCAGTTTATGACTTGAAAGTAAATGGCAAACTCGCATGCTTTGTTTCTCCAGGAAATGGTGTTAAG GTGTTCAACTTCTTTGGGGTTCCCAAGcatataaatttcaacaaatacGTCAAATGCCTGGCACTATCAGAAGATAAACTCTACTGCGGTTGTTCTGGTGACAGCATAATG GAGGTGGATTTGTCCAAAAATGCCACAAGCACGTTCTACACGGGTGTAAGAAAATTGCTTTGGAAACAAAACATCTACTCCTTACACATCCACGGTGACCTACTGTCTGCTGCCGGTTCGACCGTGGATGGAACGGCAGGGAAG ACGTTTTCGCTGGCAAACAAGACAACAGTAGGATCCTTTTCAACTGGAGTTGACATACATCACATGGCCGCAAGCACCGATTTCTTGTTTACAGCCTCCAGATTGGGGATGTTAATAGAGATTTGGGCGAAAGAGAAACACACAAAAATTGGTTCAGTTAAAATAGGTAGCAGTGCTAGTGGTAGCCACACAAAAATCACTTCCCTAACTACAGACGATGGAGGATTGCTACTCGTTGGTACCTCAGATGGAAAGATACAG GTTTGGGCTCTTGAATGA
- the LOC101221826 gene encoding putative E3 ubiquitin-protein ligase LIN-1 isoform X4 → MAGEYRFSMDQKDIVRILVATIDNFTRGRLINKEQRNLHKEQCAERLASEGGSNDKDTEVRYSDQAVLANLDWGIEALEEALNTSNMETKLARLDHAEKMLQVCALLNSNEKTAGVPNFYLAAWAHLNLSYLWKLRGNAHNSVLHILEMFIVDPFFSRNDFAPELWKELFLPHMSSIVGWYSEERHRLMIEVIPDSSDLSFTADLDQFFNESLIFSLRPDQAEKLQKLEQLYGASLDENTRLFAKYFKDCMNSDSSSTKKVAPMLPIAEPPMTPLHEVSRSIPDYIKFGPILPKSAGFSSIKPKSKDGTAEASWPKGASSPANNIEKFAGQYSQSDLLEENEDDSDQEPYDSYDLSDTATYKLLSPSSTRASEDEQIGPKEEVSKMGSRKHSPTIFSPIASPPVPSPRVLYPIVNEKKSESRTLRLLSSRGEQRVATSALGSPATRSDYSSNSVESDGEKDGHRRIIYKPTHNTTYDNVSSQDFENCSIDKLEDESRSRSSENVTHMVRPPKDFVCPITGQIFSDPVTLETGQTYERKAIQEWLKRGNTTCPITRQPLSSTVMPKTNYVLKRLTTSWQEQHPDVAQDCSWTGTSVSTVGSTFKRRSSVATTPCQPFHGPLNRTYESLNQKGKRLMQEAVSLSPTSVISQATVEKIINSLKPFVSCLCNFENLKQCETAVLTMAGFWKDSKGDPAVHSYLSELAVVNGFMEILLNSREREVLRTSIYVLSELICADGSVGESLSSLDSDFDCLASLLTSGLSEASVLMCLLRPTFTKLSAHELIPSLAQLLQKKNEDFDDLPFVIEPKDAAIAMLEQILMGGDEYSQSRNVASLISAEGCPALVKFLDGEEVRRPILSMLLCCMRVDKGCKDSIVEKIELAPVLELLYTGNEDDRGLCVAFLSELVQMNRRTQCNQILQQIKNEGAFSTMHTLLTHLPKATIEQQPSIASLLLQLDLLVEPRKMSIYREESIDALFEAFRRKDNYNVQTAAADALLYLSGRLTSSGKCYAKSWLLKLAGFDQPYNALMKDEGLRKPDSELSEREEEEKAISVWEKRVALVICNHEKGYIFKVMKECLKSKSLEMEKSCLVIVSWLCHMVSTLPDTGVRETARRFLLDELVNVLQSSNSQEDKILACLALKTFISDPAALEELGLHARSINKTLRKLRRSSSVVNAIMKALMNLPSVDTTELWSYTEVGAIDCSSNGEVLSLLHLEGRVLSSHSDGTIKVWDARNKVLRLIQEARKHSKAVTCLCVSSSYDTVYSGSLDKTIRVWSIKSEEIQCVQVHEVKEPVYDLKVNGKLACFVSPGNGVKVFNFFGVPKHINFNKYVKCLALSEDKLYCGCSGDSIMEVDLSKNATSTFYTGVRKLLWKQNIYSLHIHGDLLSAAGSTVDGTAGKTFSLANKTTVGSFSTGVDIHHMAASTDFLFTASRLGMLIEIWAKEKHTKIGSVKIGSSASGSHTKITSLTTDDGGLLLVGTSDGKIQVWALE, encoded by the exons ATGGCTGGTGAATATAGGTTCTCAATGGACCAAAAGGACATCGTGAGGATATTGGTGGCCACCATTGATAATTTCACCCGAGGTCGATTGATCAATAAAGAGCAGAGAAACCTTCACAAAGAGCAGTGTGCTGAGAGATTGGCATCTGAAGGTGGAAGTAATGACAAAGATACAGAGGTTAGGTACTCGGATCAAGCAGTGCTGGCTAATTTGGATTGGGGTATTGAAGCCCTTGAGGAGGCTTTAAACACATCCAATATGGAGACTAAGCTTGCACGACTTGACCATGCAGAGAAGATGCTTCAAGTGTGTGCCTTGTTGAATTCTAACGAGAAAACTGCTGGAGTTCCCAATTTCTACCTTGCTGCTTGGGCTCACCTAAATCTTTCATATCTCTGGAAATTGCGAGGAAATGCTCACAACTCAGTCCTCCATATTCTTGAGATGTTTATTGTGGATCCCTTCTTTTCACGCAACGATTTTGCTCCTGAACTCTGGAAAGAACTCTTTCTTCCACACATGAGCTCAATTGTTGGGTGGTATTCAGAGGAGAGGCATAGACTTATGATCGAAGTGATTCCTGATTCTTCCGATTTATCCTTCACAGCTGATTTAGATCAATTCTTCAATGAATCTTTGATATTTTCGCTGAGGCCTGATCAAGCTGAGAAATTGCAGAAGTTGGAGCAGCTTTATGGAGCATCTTTGGATGAGAATACGAGGCTCTTCGCTAAATACTTCAAAGATTGTATGAATTCTGATTCAAGCTCCACCAAGAAGGTTGCCCCAATGTTGCCAATCGCAGAGCCACCTATGACTCCTCTTCATGAAGTGAGCCGCTCAATTCCCGATTACATAAAATTTGGACCTATTTTACCCAAGAGTGCCGGGTTTTCATCCATCAAACCAAAATCTAAAGATGGCACGGCAGAAGCAAGTTG GCCAAAGGGGGCTTCCAGTCCAGCCAACAACATAGAGAAATTTGCAGGGCAGTATTCTCAG AGTGATTTGCTAGAGGAGAATGAGGATGATTCTGATCAGGAACCTTACGATTCTTACGATCTCAGTGATACCGCGACTTATAAATTACTATCGCCGAGTAGCACAAGGGCGTCGGAGGATGAGCAAATAGGACCTAAAGAGGAGGTGTCGAAAATGGGGAGTCGCAAACATTCTCCCACCATTTTTTCTCCAATTGCATCTCCTCCAGTTCCTTCACCGAGAGTTCTATATCCAATAgtaaatgagaagaaaagtgAATCGCGTACATTGCGACTTTTATCCAGTCGTGGCGAACAACGAGTTGCTACCTCTGCCCTTGGATCACCAGCTACAAGAAGTGATTACAGCTCCAATTCGGTAGAGTCTGATGGTGAA AAAGATGGCCACagaagaataatatataagcCGACGCACAATACAACCTATGACAACGTGAGTAGCCAAGACTTCGAGAATTG TTCAATAGATAAACTTGAGGATGAAAGTAGAAGCCGCTCGTCTGAGAATGTGACACATATGGTGCGACCCCCTAAAGATTTCGTATGCCCCATAACAGGTCAGATTTTCAGTGATCCTGTTACTCTCGAAACTGGGCAGACTTATGAAAGAAAAGCTATTCAGGAATGGTTGAAAAGAGGAAATACAACTTGCCCCATTACGCGGCAGCCATTGTCTTCAACTGTAATGCCTAAAACGAATTATGTCTTGAAAAGACTGACAACATCTTGGCAGGAACAGCATCCTGATGTTGCTCAGGATTGTTCGTGGACTGGTACATCGGTAAGTACTGTCGGTTCTACCTTCAAAAGGAGGAGCTCTGTGGCAACTACTCCTTGCCAACCATTTCATGGTCCTCTTAACAGGACTTACGAGTCTCTTAATCAAAAAGGCAAAAGATTAATGCAAGAAGCAGTGTCTTTATCACCCACCAGTGTAATATCTCAAGCCACAGTCGAGAAAATCATCAACAGTTTAAAACCTTTTGTCTCTTGTCTTTGTAATTTCGAGAACTTGAAACAATGCGAGACTGCTGTGCTCACTATGGCAGGGTTCTGGAAGGACTCAAAAGGTGATCCAGCGGTTCATTCCTACTTATCCGAATTGGCTGTAGTGAACGGCTTTATGGAAATACTGTTAAATTCCCGGGAAAGAGAAGTCCTCAGAACCTCGATTTACGTTCTTTCTGAGCTTATTTGTGCAGATGGAAGTGTTGGAGAGTCCCTTAGTAGTCTAGATTCAGATTTTGATTGCCTAGCTTCTTTGCTGACGAGTGGGTTGTCAGAGGCTTCCGTTCTTATGTGCTTGCTAAGGCCCACATTTACTAAGTTGTCAGCTCATGAACTTATACCTTCCCTAGCCCAGCTGCTccagaagaaaaatgaagatttcGATGATCTGCCATTTGTAATAGAGCCAAAAGATGCTGCTATCGCAATGCTTGAACAAATTTTGATGGGAGGGGATGAATATAGCCAATCCCGGAATGTTGCGAGTCTTATCTCTGCAGAAGGATGCCCTGCATTAGTCAAGTTTTTGGATGGGGAAGAAGTGAGGAGGCCAATACTTTCTATGCTTTTATGTTGTATGCGAGTCGACAAAGGTTGCAAGGACTCAATCGTAGAGAAGATCGAGCTTGCTCCGGTTCTTGAGTTACTTTATACTGGAAATGAGGACGACAGAGGCCTTTGTGTGGCTTTTCTGTCAGAGCTAGTTCAAATGAACAG AAGGACACAATGCAATCAAATTTTGCagcaaattaaaaatgaaggaGCATTCAGTACGATGCATACACTTCTTACACATCTTCCAAAGGCTACAATTGAGCAACAACCTAGCATCGCCTCCCTTCTTCTCCAGCTGGATCTCCTG GTTGAACCACGAAAAATGAGCATTTACCGAGAAGAATCTATAGATGCACTGTTTGAAGCTTTTCGTAGGAAGGACAACTATAACGTTCAAACTGCAGCTGCAGATGCTTTGTTATATCTATCTGGGCGATTGACTTCCTCAGGAAAGTGCTATGCAAAATCGTGGTTGCTCAAACTTGCAGGATTTGATCAGCCTTACAATGCTTTGATGAAGGACGAGGGACTGAGGAAGCCTGACAGCGAATTATCAGAGAGAGAG GAGGAAGAGAAGGCAATCAGTGTATGGGAAAAAAGAGTAGCACTGGTTATTTGTAACCATGAAAAGGGGtacatttttaaagttatgaAAGAATGCCTGAAGAGTAAATCCTTAGAGATGGAAAAGTCCTGTCTTGTCATCGTTTCCTGGCTGTGCCACATGGTTTCAACGCTCCCAGATACTGGGGTACGAGAGACTGCTCGCAGGTTCTTGCTTGATGAACTTGTAAACGTTCTACAATCTTCTAATAGCCAGGAGGATAAGATTTTAGCATGTCTTGCTTTAAAAACTTTCATTAGCGACCCAG CTGCACTTGAGGAACTAGGGCTTCATGCAAGATCCATCAACAAAACGTTAAGAAAGCTTAGGAGAAGCTCATCGGTGGTCAATGCTATAATGAAAGCCTTGATGAACTTGCCATCTGTTGACACA ACGGAGCTCTGGAGTTACACTGAAGTTGGTGCAATAGATTGCAGCTCAAATGGAGAGGTTTTGTCTCTGCTTCATTTGGAAGGGCGGGTTTTAAGTAGTCACTCGGATGGCACCATCAAG GTTTGGGATGCTAGAAATAAAGTATTAAGGTTGATCCAAGAAGCTCGCAAGCACTCAAAAGCTGTAACATGCCTTTGTGTTTCCTCTTCGTACGACACAGTATACAGCGGTTCCTTAGACAAAACAATTCGG GTATGGAGCATCAAATCTGAAGAAATACAGTGCGTTCAAGTCCACGAAGTGAAGGAGCCAGTTTATGACTTGAAAGTAAATGGCAAACTCGCATGCTTTGTTTCTCCAGGAAATGGTGTTAAG GTGTTCAACTTCTTTGGGGTTCCCAAGcatataaatttcaacaaatacGTCAAATGCCTGGCACTATCAGAAGATAAACTCTACTGCGGTTGTTCTGGTGACAGCATAATG GAGGTGGATTTGTCCAAAAATGCCACAAGCACGTTCTACACGGGTGTAAGAAAATTGCTTTGGAAACAAAACATCTACTCCTTACACATCCACGGTGACCTACTGTCTGCTGCCGGTTCGACCGTGGATGGAACGGCAGGGAAG ACGTTTTCGCTGGCAAACAAGACAACAGTAGGATCCTTTTCAACTGGAGTTGACATACATCACATGGCCGCAAGCACCGATTTCTTGTTTACAGCCTCCAGATTGGGGATGTTAATAGAGATTTGGGCGAAAGAGAAACACACAAAAATTGGTTCAGTTAAAATAGGTAGCAGTGCTAGTGGTAGCCACACAAAAATCACTTCCCTAACTACAGACGATGGAGGATTGCTACTCGTTGGTACCTCAGATGGAAAGATACAG GTTTGGGCTCTTGAATGA